The following proteins are encoded in a genomic region of Pungitius pungitius chromosome 19, fPunPun2.1, whole genome shotgun sequence:
- the fam162a gene encoding protein FAM162B gives MNFIRSRLSIGNFIGQRDRQVSETWSHRGMCSKPQEVKAEPLPADPAQEPRPAFRVPGYRPSNLDKKMLLWSGRFKTADQIPELVSFEMIDAARNKVRVKACYVMMAATLGACLVMVFLGKRAVGRNESLTSLNMEKKAKWREDLLREKEAAAVLSEKAQ, from the exons GCCAAAGGGACAGACAGGTCAGTGAAACATGGAGCCACAGAGGGATGTGCAGTAAACCACAGGAGGTGAAAGCCGAGCCTCTGCCAGCAGACCCAGCGCAAG AGCCTCGTCCCGCTTTCAGAGTCCCAGGCTACAGACCCTCCAATCTGGACAAGAAGATGCTGCTCTGGTCGGGACGCTTCAAGACAGCAGACCAGATCCCAGAGCTCGTGTC GTTTGAGATGATCGATGCTGCTAGAAACAAAGTCCGAGTGAAGGCCTGCTATGTGATGATGGCAGCCACACTAGGCGCCTGTCTGGTGATGGTGTTCCTGGGCAAACGG GCTGTTGGCAGAAACGAGTCCCTGACAAGTctaaacatggagaaaaaagctaaatggAGGGAGGACCTTCTAAGAGAgaaggaagctgctgctgttctgTCGGAGAAGGCTCAGTGA